The proteins below are encoded in one region of Pseudomonas putida NBRC 14164:
- the ggt gene encoding gamma-glutamyltransferase: protein MRIVPFQYLALAAAILSCSSVYAATLEGGAVAAPDQYGAQVAADILKKGGNAVDAAVATAFTLAVTYPEAGNIGGGGFMTLFVDGKPYFLDYREVAPKAATRNMYLDDKGEVIENLSLVGVRAAGVPGTVMGLWEAHQKFGKLPWSELLTPAIGYAKNGFKVAEKQYQYRNDAQGMFKTATNFNDYFGNMKVGELFKQPEMAQTLERIADKGVSEFYQGKTADLLVAQMQADKGLITKDDLKDYKAVWREPMAVSWRGNVVYTAPPPSSGGVALAQLLGIKEDRAADFKGVAHNSAQYIHLLAEIEKRVFADRADYLGDPAFTKVPVDQLVAKDYLAKRAAQVNPKAISDTDKVKPGLEPHQTTHFSIVDKQGNAVSNTYTLNLDYGSGVVVKGAGFLLNDEMDDFSAKPGAANAFGVVGGDANAIEPGKRMLSSMSPSLMTRDGKVELVIGTPGGSRIFTSIFQVMNNLYDYGMPLDKAVAAQRVHHQLLPKDTIYFDSYAPLTGPVADELKKMGYVLEDQGWEMGDIQAIRVDGAKLETASDPRGRGVGMIVK, encoded by the coding sequence ATGCGTATCGTCCCGTTCCAGTACCTGGCTCTCGCAGCCGCGATCCTGAGCTGTTCCTCGGTTTATGCCGCCACGCTGGAGGGCGGCGCAGTGGCTGCGCCCGATCAATATGGTGCACAGGTAGCCGCCGATATTCTGAAAAAGGGCGGCAACGCGGTAGACGCCGCCGTGGCAACCGCCTTCACCCTGGCTGTGACCTACCCGGAGGCCGGTAACATCGGCGGTGGTGGGTTCATGACCCTGTTCGTCGACGGCAAGCCCTACTTCCTGGACTACCGCGAGGTCGCGCCGAAGGCTGCCACGCGCAACATGTACCTGGACGACAAGGGCGAGGTCATCGAAAACCTCAGCCTGGTCGGGGTACGCGCCGCGGGTGTGCCTGGCACGGTGATGGGCCTGTGGGAGGCGCACCAGAAGTTCGGCAAGCTGCCGTGGAGCGAGCTGCTGACCCCGGCCATCGGCTATGCGAAAAACGGCTTCAAAGTGGCGGAAAAGCAGTACCAGTACCGCAACGATGCCCAGGGCATGTTCAAGACTGCGACCAACTTCAATGACTACTTCGGCAACATGAAGGTCGGCGAGCTGTTCAAGCAGCCAGAAATGGCCCAGACCCTGGAACGCATCGCCGACAAGGGCGTGAGCGAGTTCTACCAGGGCAAGACTGCCGACCTGCTGGTGGCGCAGATGCAGGCTGACAAGGGCCTGATCACCAAGGATGACTTGAAGGATTACAAAGCCGTATGGCGTGAGCCGATGGCGGTGAGCTGGCGTGGTAACGTGGTCTACACCGCACCACCGCCAAGCTCTGGCGGCGTCGCCCTGGCCCAGTTGCTGGGCATCAAGGAAGACCGCGCGGCGGACTTCAAGGGGGTGGCGCACAACTCGGCGCAGTACATCCACCTGCTGGCCGAAATCGAGAAGCGCGTATTCGCCGACCGTGCCGACTACCTGGGCGACCCGGCCTTCACCAAGGTGCCGGTGGACCAACTGGTGGCCAAGGACTATCTGGCCAAGCGCGCCGCGCAGGTCAACCCGAAAGCCATTTCCGACACCGACAAGGTCAAGCCGGGCCTTGAGCCGCATCAGACCACGCATTTCTCGATCGTCGACAAGCAGGGCAACGCGGTCAGTAACACCTACACCCTCAACCTCGATTACGGCAGTGGCGTGGTGGTGAAGGGCGCAGGCTTCCTGCTCAACGACGAGATGGACGACTTCAGCGCCAAGCCCGGCGCTGCCAATGCCTTTGGTGTGGTGGGCGGTGATGCGAACGCAATCGAGCCGGGCAAGCGCATGCTGTCCTCGATGAGCCCCAGCCTGATGACCCGTGATGGCAAGGTGGAGCTGGTCATCGGTACCCCGGGCGGTTCGCGGATCTTCACCTCGATCTTTCAGGTGATGAACAACCTGTACGACTACGGTATGCCGCTGGACAAGGCGGTGGCGGCACAGCGCGTGCACCATCAGTTGCTGCCCAAGGACACTATCTACTTTGACAGCTATGCACCCCTGACCGGGCCGGTGGCGGATGAGCTGAAGAAGATGGGCTACGTGCTTGAGGACCAAGGCTGGGAGATGGGCGATATCCAGGCGATCCGGGTGGATGGGGCGAAGCTTGAGACCGCTTCCGATCCGCGTGGGCGTGGGGTGGGGATGATCGTCAAGTAA